The following coding sequences are from one Daphnia pulex isolate KAP4 chromosome 11, ASM2113471v1 window:
- the LOC124208165 gene encoding syndecan-like isoform X2: MNPRIHMAIFIAFLAAHSVSSNINSASSVAKQQVSGLNLKALDDLYIDDEGDDDIQLADEASGLGPLKPALGVEDEEEEEEEEEDEEEVDEYDDNPAPVEAAKKAKDAGTTATATTNSGGGSSNNMTAGIVSSSDYKDDVVAPPKVSPVAASPTMGKPPAPAVEDDEDDENFDGSGGSGAGTGSNVDDENEDEDDYDDTVTDEEGGGIDLGSVITEPAPKTTMKPEKKPEVVVVAPPTAPTSPTKAPKETTQAPSSPPPLSGGRDENQVPAEPMTTPVPGPVDPSQGSGGSVDGNRGHNDVQILDHKPDERQASFFAQPGILAAVIGGAVVGLLCAILLVMFIVYRMRKKDEGSYVLDEPKRNSPNSNPYNKNSREFYA, translated from the exons ATGAATCCCAGAATACATATGGCGATTTTCATCGCCTTTTTGGCTGCACATTCGGTTAGCAGTAACATCAACAGTGCATCATCGGTTGCCAAG cagcaagtgaGTGGGCTCAATCTGAAAGCTCTCGACGACTTGTACATTGACGACGAAGGTGACGACGACATCCAGCTGGCGGATGAAGCTTCCGGATTAGGTCCCCTGAAACCGG CCCTCGGGgtggaagacgaagaagaagaagaggaggaagaagaagacgaggaagaagtGGATGAATATGACGACAACCCTGCGCCGGTAGAGGCAGCCAAAAAGGCCAAGGACGCCGGAACTACGGCTACCGCTACCACAAACAGCGGCGGTGGCAGCAGTAACAACATGACGGCCGGTATCGTCAGCTCTAGCGACTACAAGGATGACGTTGTGGCACCACCCAAAGTGAGTCCCGTGGCGGCCTCACCAACGATGGGCAAACCTCCGGCGCCGGCCGTCGAGGACGATGAAGACGACGAGAACTTTGACGGGTCGGGCGGATCGGGCGCTGGAACCGGGTCCAACGTCGACGACGAGAACGAAGACGAGGACGACTACGACGACACGGTGACGGATGAGGAGGGTGGAGGCATCGACCTCGGCTCCGTCATCACGGAACCGGCGCCAAAAACAACGATGAAGCCCGAAAAGAAGCCCGAAGTGGTGGTGGTCGCACCACCCACCGCTCCTACTTCTCCTACCAAAGCGCCAAAGGAGACGACCCAGGCTCCTTCGTCTCCTCCGCCGCTGTCCGGCGGCCGAGATGAGAACCAGGTTCCGGCCGAACCGATGACAACTCCCGTTCCAGGGCCCGTCGATCCTTCCCAGGGCAGCGGTGGTTCCGTGGACGGCAATCGAGGCCATAACGACGTGCAGATTCTCGATCACAAGCCAGATGAGCGTCAAGCTTCGTTCTTTGCTCAGCCCGGAATACTCGCCG CCGTGATCGGGGGAGCCGTGGTGGGTCTGCTCTGCGCCATTCTCCTCGTCATGTTCATCGTTTACCGCATGCGCAAGAAGGACGAGGGATCCTACGTCCTCGACGAGCCCAAACGCAACTCGCCCAACTCGAATCCGTACAATAAAAACAGTCGTGAATTTTACGCTTAA
- the LOC124208165 gene encoding syndecan-like isoform X3 encodes MNPRIHMAIFIAFLAAHSVSSNINSASSVAKQQQVSGLNLKALDDLYIDDEGDDDIQLADEASGLGPLKPALGVEDEEEEEEEEEDEEEVDEYDDNPAPVEAAKKAKDAGTTATATTNSGGGSSNNMTAGIVSSSDYKDDVVAPPKVSPVAASPTMGKPPAPAVEDDEDDENFDGSGGSGAGTGSNVDDENEDEDDYDDTVTDEEGGGIDLGSVITEPAPKTTMKPEKKPEVVVVAPPTAPTSPTKAPKETTQAPSSPPPLSGGRDENQVPAEPMTTPVPGPVDPSQGSGGSVDGNRGHNDVQILDHKPDERQASFFAQPGILAAVIGGAVVGLLCAILLVMFIVYRMRKKDEGSYVLDEPKRNSPNSNPYNKNSREFYA; translated from the exons ATGAATCCCAGAATACATATGGCGATTTTCATCGCCTTTTTGGCTGCACATTCGGTTAGCAGTAACATCAACAGTGCATCATCGGTTGCCAAG cagcagcaagtgaGTGGGCTCAATCTGAAAGCTCTCGACGACTTGTACATTGACGACGAAGGTGACGACGACATCCAGCTGGCGGATGAAGCTTCCGGATTAGGTCCCCTGAAACCGG CCCTCGGGgtggaagacgaagaagaagaagaggaggaagaagaagacgaggaagaagtGGATGAATATGACGACAACCCTGCGCCGGTAGAGGCAGCCAAAAAGGCCAAGGACGCCGGAACTACGGCTACCGCTACCACAAACAGCGGCGGTGGCAGCAGTAACAACATGACGGCCGGTATCGTCAGCTCTAGCGACTACAAGGATGACGTTGTGGCACCACCCAAAGTGAGTCCCGTGGCGGCCTCACCAACGATGGGCAAACCTCCGGCGCCGGCCGTCGAGGACGATGAAGACGACGAGAACTTTGACGGGTCGGGCGGATCGGGCGCTGGAACCGGGTCCAACGTCGACGACGAGAACGAAGACGAGGACGACTACGACGACACGGTGACGGATGAGGAGGGTGGAGGCATCGACCTCGGCTCCGTCATCACGGAACCGGCGCCAAAAACAACGATGAAGCCCGAAAAGAAGCCCGAAGTGGTGGTGGTCGCACCACCCACCGCTCCTACTTCTCCTACCAAAGCGCCAAAGGAGACGACCCAGGCTCCTTCGTCTCCTCCGCCGCTGTCCGGCGGCCGAGATGAGAACCAGGTTCCGGCCGAACCGATGACAACTCCCGTTCCAGGGCCCGTCGATCCTTCCCAGGGCAGCGGTGGTTCCGTGGACGGCAATCGAGGCCATAACGACGTGCAGATTCTCGATCACAAGCCAGATGAGCGTCAAGCTTCGTTCTTTGCTCAGCCCGGAATACTCGCCG CCGTGATCGGGGGAGCCGTGGTGGGTCTGCTCTGCGCCATTCTCCTCGTCATGTTCATCGTTTACCGCATGCGCAAGAAGGACGAGGGATCCTACGTCCTCGACGAGCCCAAACGCAACTCGCCCAACTCGAATCCGTACAATAAAAACAGTCGTGAATTTTACGCTTAA
- the LOC124208165 gene encoding syndecan-like isoform X1 gives MNPRIHMAIFIAFLAAHSVSSNINSASSVAKQQQQVSGLNLKALDDLYIDDEGDDDIQLADEASGLGPLKPALGVEDEEEEEEEEEDEEEVDEYDDNPAPVEAAKKAKDAGTTATATTNSGGGSSNNMTAGIVSSSDYKDDVVAPPKVSPVAASPTMGKPPAPAVEDDEDDENFDGSGGSGAGTGSNVDDENEDEDDYDDTVTDEEGGGIDLGSVITEPAPKTTMKPEKKPEVVVVAPPTAPTSPTKAPKETTQAPSSPPPLSGGRDENQVPAEPMTTPVPGPVDPSQGSGGSVDGNRGHNDVQILDHKPDERQASFFAQPGILAAVIGGAVVGLLCAILLVMFIVYRMRKKDEGSYVLDEPKRNSPNSNPYNKNSREFYA, from the exons ATGAATCCCAGAATACATATGGCGATTTTCATCGCCTTTTTGGCTGCACATTCGGTTAGCAGTAACATCAACAGTGCATCATCGGTTGCCAAG cagcagcagcaagtgaGTGGGCTCAATCTGAAAGCTCTCGACGACTTGTACATTGACGACGAAGGTGACGACGACATCCAGCTGGCGGATGAAGCTTCCGGATTAGGTCCCCTGAAACCGG CCCTCGGGgtggaagacgaagaagaagaagaggaggaagaagaagacgaggaagaagtGGATGAATATGACGACAACCCTGCGCCGGTAGAGGCAGCCAAAAAGGCCAAGGACGCCGGAACTACGGCTACCGCTACCACAAACAGCGGCGGTGGCAGCAGTAACAACATGACGGCCGGTATCGTCAGCTCTAGCGACTACAAGGATGACGTTGTGGCACCACCCAAAGTGAGTCCCGTGGCGGCCTCACCAACGATGGGCAAACCTCCGGCGCCGGCCGTCGAGGACGATGAAGACGACGAGAACTTTGACGGGTCGGGCGGATCGGGCGCTGGAACCGGGTCCAACGTCGACGACGAGAACGAAGACGAGGACGACTACGACGACACGGTGACGGATGAGGAGGGTGGAGGCATCGACCTCGGCTCCGTCATCACGGAACCGGCGCCAAAAACAACGATGAAGCCCGAAAAGAAGCCCGAAGTGGTGGTGGTCGCACCACCCACCGCTCCTACTTCTCCTACCAAAGCGCCAAAGGAGACGACCCAGGCTCCTTCGTCTCCTCCGCCGCTGTCCGGCGGCCGAGATGAGAACCAGGTTCCGGCCGAACCGATGACAACTCCCGTTCCAGGGCCCGTCGATCCTTCCCAGGGCAGCGGTGGTTCCGTGGACGGCAATCGAGGCCATAACGACGTGCAGATTCTCGATCACAAGCCAGATGAGCGTCAAGCTTCGTTCTTTGCTCAGCCCGGAATACTCGCCG CCGTGATCGGGGGAGCCGTGGTGGGTCTGCTCTGCGCCATTCTCCTCGTCATGTTCATCGTTTACCGCATGCGCAAGAAGGACGAGGGATCCTACGTCCTCGACGAGCCCAAACGCAACTCGCCCAACTCGAATCCGTACAATAAAAACAGTCGTGAATTTTACGCTTAA